The proteins below are encoded in one region of Enhydrobacter sp.:
- a CDS encoding DUF2478 domain-containing protein produces MASVEKIAVVQEAPAATVQDLFRSLTDHWRTSLRLAGVLAEDHGLVDRACRAGYLRSLASGKRFPMFQDLGPSSTACHLDGGGVLTAADAVRADIARGCDLVVLSKFGKLEAGGGGLRGAFDAALEAGVPVLTSVGRGFMPAWEAFAAPHFVALPADAGRIEQWWADVRPSP; encoded by the coding sequence TTGGCTTCTGTCGAGAAGATTGCCGTCGTGCAGGAGGCGCCCGCCGCCACCGTCCAGGATCTGTTCCGCAGCTTGACCGACCACTGGCGGACCTCCCTGCGCCTCGCCGGCGTCCTTGCGGAAGATCATGGTCTCGTCGACCGCGCCTGCCGGGCCGGCTATCTGCGCAGCCTCGCCAGCGGTAAGCGCTTCCCGATGTTCCAAGATCTGGGGCCTTCCTCGACCGCCTGCCATCTCGACGGCGGCGGCGTGCTGACGGCGGCCGACGCCGTGCGCGCGGATATCGCGCGCGGCTGCGATCTCGTCGTGCTGAGCAAGTTCGGCAAGCTGGAAGCAGGCGGCGGCGGACTTCGCGGCGCGTTCGATGCGGCGCTCGAGGCCGGCGTGCCTGTTCTCACGTCCGTCGGCAGGGGCTTCATGCCGGCATGGGAAGCCTTTGCCGCGCCGCACTTCGTCGCTCTTCCCGCCGATGCCGGCCGCATCGAGCAATGGTGGGCCGACGTCCGGCCGTCGCCCTGA
- a CDS encoding PQQ-dependent sugar dehydrogenase, giving the protein MTIWNRRGVRAAIALTSVLAAIVVIGAVTEGRLAAQPSRASRCPGDNGGLALSPGFCATVFADNLGHVRHLAVAADGTLYANSWSGRYYRRAPPAGGFLIALKDIDRDGRADSVQRFGATPRAGGTGGTGIALYDGALYAEENGRILRYALTPGASVPAGAPTEVVSGLPLTGDHPMHPFAIDAKGDLFVDLASATNACQAANRMAGARGRDLCIEKRTRGGIWRYDADKTGQVFSPAERYASGIRNAEGLAFDAAGRLFATQHGRDQLYQNWPRLYTAEQSAELPAEELIEVTQGADYGWPECYYDQNRKKLVLAPEYGGDGGRAVGLCADRRGPVAAFPGHWAPNALAIYLGDKFPAGYRGGAFIAFHGSWNRAPLPQAGFNVVFQPLADGKAAGPYVVFADGFDGGHKEPGRAAFRPSGLAVAPDGALFVSDDVHGRIWRITYDGDGSDKVTPARTGSYSATASSRASPPEGVHRDAGRKAQPLPTPPGATAEQVALGDRIYHGEASNGACSGCHGSDGGGSSVGPPLSTGQWLWTDGSLDSLRSIIARGVPKPKRYQGAMPPMGGSPLTPSDLAAVSAYVWAISHANHR; this is encoded by the coding sequence ATGACGATCTGGAATCGCCGCGGTGTGCGGGCCGCGATCGCACTCACCTCGGTCCTTGCAGCGATCGTGGTGATAGGAGCGGTGACGGAGGGCAGGCTGGCGGCCCAACCGTCCCGCGCTTCGCGCTGCCCCGGAGACAATGGCGGCCTCGCGCTGTCGCCAGGGTTCTGCGCGACGGTGTTCGCGGACAATCTGGGCCATGTCCGTCATCTCGCCGTGGCGGCCGACGGCACGCTTTATGCCAATAGCTGGAGCGGCCGCTACTATCGTCGGGCGCCGCCCGCGGGCGGTTTCCTGATCGCGTTGAAGGATATCGACCGCGATGGCCGTGCCGACAGCGTCCAGCGCTTCGGCGCGACGCCCCGGGCCGGCGGCACCGGCGGCACCGGGATCGCCCTCTATGACGGCGCGCTCTACGCCGAGGAGAACGGCCGCATCCTGCGCTATGCGCTGACGCCCGGCGCGTCGGTGCCGGCCGGCGCGCCGACGGAGGTGGTTTCAGGCCTGCCGCTCACCGGCGATCATCCGATGCATCCCTTCGCGATCGACGCGAAGGGCGATCTCTTCGTCGATCTCGCCTCGGCGACCAACGCCTGCCAGGCGGCCAATCGCATGGCCGGCGCGCGCGGCCGCGACCTCTGCATCGAGAAACGAACGCGGGGCGGAATCTGGCGCTACGATGCCGACAAGACCGGACAGGTCTTCTCGCCGGCGGAACGCTATGCGAGCGGCATCCGCAATGCCGAAGGCCTGGCTTTCGACGCCGCCGGCCGCCTGTTCGCGACCCAGCACGGTCGCGACCAGCTTTACCAGAACTGGCCGCGCCTCTACACCGCCGAGCAGAGTGCGGAATTGCCGGCCGAGGAGTTGATCGAAGTCACACAGGGCGCCGACTATGGCTGGCCGGAATGTTACTACGACCAGAACCGGAAGAAGCTCGTGCTCGCGCCGGAATATGGCGGCGACGGCGGCAGGGCCGTCGGGCTTTGTGCGGACCGGCGGGGGCCGGTCGCGGCCTTTCCCGGCCACTGGGCGCCCAATGCGCTTGCGATCTATCTCGGCGACAAGTTCCCGGCCGGCTACCGCGGCGGTGCGTTCATCGCCTTCCATGGTTCGTGGAATCGTGCGCCGCTGCCGCAAGCCGGCTTCAATGTCGTCTTCCAGCCATTGGCCGACGGCAAGGCGGCAGGCCCCTACGTCGTCTTCGCCGACGGCTTCGATGGCGGACACAAGGAACCGGGCCGGGCGGCGTTCCGGCCGAGCGGGCTCGCCGTGGCGCCGGATGGCGCGCTCTTCGTCTCCGACGACGTGCATGGCCGCATCTGGCGCATCACCTATGACGGCGACGGCTCCGACAAGGTCACCCCCGCGCGTACCGGTTCGTACTCGGCAACGGCTTCGTCGCGGGCCTCTCCGCCGGAGGGCGTTCATCGCGACGCCGGGCGCAAGGCGCAGCCGCTGCCCACGCCGCCTGGCGCCACGGCCGAGCAGGTGGCGCTGGGTGACCGCATCTATCACGGCGAGGCGAGCAACGGCGCCTGCAGCGGCTGCCACGGCTCCGATGGCGGCGGCAGCTCGGTCGGCCCGCCGCTCAGCACCGGCCAGTGGCTATGGACCGACGGCAGTCTGGACAGTCTCAGGAGCATTATCGCCAGGGGCGTTCCGAAGCCAAAACGATACCAGGGCGCGATGCCGCCGATGGGCGGAAGCCCGCTCACGCCAAGTGACCTTGCCGCGGTGTCGGCCTATGTCTGGGCCATCAGCCACGCCAACCATCGTTGA
- a CDS encoding dodecin, producing the protein MATNRTYVKTEVVGSSDKSVSDAIESAIATASHSLRNLDWFEVVEVRGNIRDSKVSNYQVTLKLGLRYEPKG; encoded by the coding sequence ATGGCTACCAACCGGACCTATGTGAAGACCGAAGTTGTCGGGAGTTCCGACAAGTCGGTTTCCGACGCCATCGAGTCGGCGATCGCGACGGCATCGCATTCCCTGCGCAATCTCGATTGGTTCGAGGTGGTCGAAGTTCGGGGCAACATTCGCGACAGCAAAGTCTCGAACTACCAAGTCACCCTCAAGCTGGGCTTGAGATACGAGCCGAAGGGATAG
- a CDS encoding ABC transporter ATP-binding protein yields MSALLALQDVHAAYGLSRVLFGISLEVNAGECVCLLGRNGVGKTTTMRAVMGLTPPSAGHVRFKSHDITGWSPYRVARAGIGFVPEDRRIFAELSVWENLDVARRAAARPGRWTTEAVVELFPVLGALRDRQGGFLSGGEQQMLTIARTLMGNPDLLLLDEPSEGLAPLVVEALLVKIGELKAQGMTILLAEQGIEFSLALADRVYVLEKGAVRFAGPAAALRSDHALLDRLMAL; encoded by the coding sequence ATGAGCGCGCTGCTGGCGCTCCAGGACGTCCATGCGGCCTACGGACTCAGTCGCGTGCTGTTCGGCATCTCGCTCGAGGTCAACGCGGGCGAATGCGTCTGCCTGCTCGGCCGCAACGGCGTCGGCAAGACGACCACGATGCGCGCCGTGATGGGCCTGACGCCGCCGAGCGCCGGTCATGTCCGCTTCAAGTCGCACGACATCACCGGCTGGTCGCCATACCGCGTCGCCCGCGCCGGCATCGGTTTCGTTCCGGAGGATCGCCGCATCTTCGCCGAGCTCTCGGTGTGGGAGAATCTCGACGTCGCGCGACGGGCGGCGGCGCGCCCGGGACGCTGGACGACCGAGGCGGTCGTCGAGCTCTTCCCGGTGCTCGGCGCGCTGCGCGACCGGCAGGGCGGCTTCCTCTCCGGCGGCGAGCAGCAGATGCTGACCATTGCCCGCACGCTGATGGGCAATCCCGACCTGCTGCTGCTTGACGAGCCGTCGGAGGGGCTCGCCCCGCTCGTGGTCGAGGCGCTGCTCGTCAAGATCGGCGAGCTGAAAGCCCAGGGCATGACGATCCTGCTCGCCGAGCAGGGCATCGAGTTCTCGCTGGCGCTGGCCGACCGCGTCTATGTGCTGGAGAAGGGCGCCGTGCGCTTCGCCGGCCCCGCGGCCGCACTCAGGTCCGATCATGCACTGCTCGACCGGCTGATGGCGCTGTGA
- a CDS encoding ABC transporter ATP-binding protein — MLEVRGLSKSFGGFRAVSGVDLAVAGGEIAAVIGPNGAGKSTLFNLITGHLRPTAGRVSVDGRDITGMAPYRICGMGLGRSFQHTNIFPRLTVLENVQAALLAHRGQGPNFWSRSERLYRAESEALLASIGLAGRAQVTAGTLAYGNQKQLELGIALASDPKILLLDEPTAGMSAAETHETIALIARIARERGLTLLFTEHDMAVVFSIAQKIAVMHQGRIIAHGDPTAVRADAEVRRVYLGDRPAGAPS; from the coding sequence GTGCTTGAGGTGCGCGGCCTGTCCAAGTCGTTCGGCGGCTTCCGCGCCGTCTCCGGCGTCGATCTGGCCGTGGCCGGGGGCGAGATCGCGGCCGTGATCGGGCCGAACGGCGCCGGCAAGTCGACGCTGTTCAATCTCATCACCGGGCACTTGCGGCCGACCGCCGGCCGCGTGTCCGTCGACGGGCGCGACATCACCGGCATGGCGCCGTACAGGATCTGCGGCATGGGTCTGGGACGATCGTTCCAGCACACCAACATCTTTCCCAGGCTCACCGTGCTGGAGAACGTGCAGGCGGCCCTTCTCGCCCATCGCGGCCAGGGGCCCAACTTCTGGTCGCGTTCGGAGAGGCTCTATCGTGCGGAAAGCGAGGCGTTGCTCGCCTCGATCGGCCTCGCCGGCCGGGCGCAGGTGACCGCGGGAACGCTTGCCTACGGCAATCAGAAGCAGCTCGAGCTCGGCATCGCCTTGGCGAGCGACCCCAAGATCCTGCTGCTCGACGAGCCGACTGCCGGCATGTCCGCCGCCGAGACCCACGAGACCATTGCGCTCATCGCCCGTATCGCCCGCGAGCGCGGGCTGACGCTGCTGTTCACCGAGCACGACATGGCGGTCGTGTTCTCGATCGCGCAGAAGATCGCGGTGATGCACCAGGGACGCATCATCGCCCATGGCGATCCGACGGCGGTTCGCGCCGATGCCGAGGTCCGTCGCGTCTATCTGGGCGACCGACCGGCGGGTGCGCCGTCATGA
- a CDS encoding branched-chain amino acid ABC transporter permease: MTSPAAAAARRVPWTLVVFLVAFTIPWFGSRYETFLATQIAISALFAVSLNLLLGTTGLVSFGHVAYFGIGSYVCGILMKTYGLPFAIALPAAAFGASLGALVFGFFCVRLTRIYFAMLTLAFSQIVWAICFKWNDVTGGDQGLPDVPYPDLGWMSSVPLLDELRVSDHFYLLTLVLVMLSLAAMQRIIASPFGRMLTTIRENPERAASIGLDVRGYELAAFVVAGGFAGIAGALFGIFNRGVFADYVYWPKSAEVMIMTILGGIDHFWGPVVGAATLVLLNQEITSYTEYWPLVLGAILLVLLFAFPGGIAGGLAAGFAWLRRKRAERAGA; encoded by the coding sequence ATGACCTCGCCGGCCGCCGCCGCCGCACGGCGTGTGCCGTGGACGCTCGTCGTCTTCCTGGTCGCATTCACGATCCCGTGGTTCGGCTCGCGCTACGAGACTTTCCTGGCCACCCAGATCGCGATCAGTGCGCTGTTCGCGGTCAGCCTCAACCTGCTGCTGGGCACCACCGGCCTTGTCTCGTTCGGTCACGTCGCCTATTTCGGCATCGGCTCCTACGTGTGCGGCATCCTGATGAAGACCTATGGGCTGCCGTTCGCGATCGCGCTGCCGGCGGCGGCGTTCGGCGCTTCGCTCGGCGCGCTGGTGTTCGGCTTCTTCTGCGTGCGTCTCACCAGGATCTACTTTGCCATGTTGACGCTCGCCTTCTCGCAGATCGTGTGGGCGATCTGCTTCAAATGGAACGATGTCACCGGCGGCGATCAGGGATTGCCGGACGTGCCGTATCCCGATCTCGGCTGGATGTCGTCGGTGCCGCTTCTCGACGAGCTGCGCGTCTCGGATCACTTCTACCTGCTGACCCTCGTGCTGGTGATGCTGTCGCTGGCGGCGATGCAGAGGATCATCGCCTCGCCGTTCGGCCGCATGTTGACGACCATCAGGGAGAACCCGGAGCGTGCGGCGTCGATCGGCCTCGACGTGCGCGGCTACGAGCTGGCCGCCTTCGTGGTCGCCGGCGGCTTCGCCGGCATTGCCGGCGCCCTGTTCGGCATCTTCAACCGCGGCGTCTTCGCCGACTATGTCTACTGGCCGAAATCGGCCGAGGTGATGATCATGACCATCCTCGGCGGCATCGATCACTTCTGGGGGCCGGTGGTCGGCGCGGCCACGCTCGTCCTCCTCAACCAGGAGATCACGTCCTACACCGAGTACTGGCCGCTGGTGCTCGGTGCGATCCTGCTCGTGCTGCTGTTCGCCTTCCCGGGCGGCATTGCCGGCGGGCTGGCCGCCGGCTTCGCCTGGCTTCGGCGCAAGAGAGCGGAGCGCGCAGGTGCTTGA
- a CDS encoding branched-chain amino acid ABC transporter permease produces the protein MADASFLFGQFLGGLTTAMFLFLIASGLSLVFGVMRVLNFAHGSFYMIGAYLAWQVVQWLAPILHGFWLAALAAALGVALLGGLIERLLLRHIYGREEIYQLLLTYALVLILGDAAKALWGTHQLSVSRPPMLAGGIEAFGAILPAYNLFIMLIGAAIAVAGWLVLTRSPSGRMVRAAALDREMLGALGANVGALYTGMFVVSSFLAGLSGALVTPIQSIVPGMDVEIIVEAFIVVVIGGLGSFWGTFWGSVIYGQVLSFGILILPGFSLFSVFALMAVILIVRPWGLFGRPLR, from the coding sequence ATGGCCGACGCCTCGTTCCTGTTCGGCCAGTTCCTGGGCGGGCTCACGACAGCGATGTTCCTGTTCCTCATCGCGTCGGGTCTGTCGCTCGTGTTCGGGGTGATGCGCGTGCTCAACTTCGCGCACGGCTCCTTCTATATGATCGGCGCCTACCTCGCCTGGCAGGTCGTGCAATGGCTGGCCCCGATCCTGCACGGTTTCTGGCTCGCCGCGCTCGCCGCGGCGCTGGGCGTCGCGCTGCTCGGCGGCCTGATCGAACGGCTGCTGCTGCGCCACATCTACGGCCGCGAGGAGATCTACCAGTTGCTTCTCACCTACGCGCTGGTCCTCATCCTCGGTGACGCGGCCAAGGCCCTCTGGGGCACGCATCAGCTGTCGGTGTCGCGCCCGCCGATGCTGGCGGGCGGCATCGAGGCGTTCGGGGCCATTCTGCCGGCCTACAACCTGTTCATCATGCTGATCGGCGCCGCCATCGCCGTCGCCGGCTGGCTCGTGCTGACGCGCAGCCCCTCCGGGCGGATGGTGCGGGCGGCGGCGCTCGACCGCGAGATGCTGGGCGCGCTCGGCGCCAATGTCGGCGCCCTCTACACCGGCATGTTCGTCGTCAGCTCGTTCCTCGCCGGCCTGTCGGGCGCGCTGGTCACGCCGATCCAGAGCATCGTGCCGGGCATGGACGTCGAGATCATCGTCGAGGCGTTCATCGTCGTCGTGATCGGCGGCCTCGGCTCGTTCTGGGGCACGTTCTGGGGCTCGGTCATCTACGGCCAGGTGCTTTCGTTCGGCATTCTCATCCTGCCGGGCTTCTCGCTGTTCTCGGTCTTCGCCCTGATGGCGGTGATCCTGATCGTACGCCCCTGGGGCCTGTTCGGAAGGCCGCTCCGATGA
- a CDS encoding ABC transporter substrate-binding protein — MMPQRLLAVIVAASLVPVAAAAQSTIKIGYPMPLSGPASVYGVPIVKGAEMAVQEINASGGVLGRKLELLTRDSKASADEAVRLARELIIKNSVDFLSGTLTSAEAPAVSTIAKENKIVFVAPTSKTIQLVSPANLHPYIFRLASNTDIDGRTGASIIAGWKEVKRVATIAPDYAYGRDAVGAFVDFIKKARPDIEIVDQQWPKLGQSDFTPFITAQMAKKPDAVFCDVFGGDFVTFAKQAAPLGYFKAIDNRLADGGEVGTTDAAQALGKDYPYGIWSDAYDPVIWPENEPAAHKTYIEHLKAFTKEKYASGWAIMGYASILALAEGIKKAGSTNSAKVAKAMLGLSFDTPIGKLTFNPKTHETEMGEFWGQMVKDDRYPFAIMKNPKYLSQGPFTD; from the coding sequence ATGATGCCGCAGCGCCTTCTGGCGGTGATCGTTGCTGCAAGTCTCGTTCCGGTGGCGGCCGCCGCCCAGAGCACGATCAAGATCGGCTATCCGATGCCCTTGTCCGGCCCCGCCTCGGTCTATGGCGTACCGATCGTCAAGGGCGCCGAAATGGCGGTGCAGGAGATCAACGCGAGCGGCGGTGTCCTCGGCCGCAAGCTGGAGCTGCTGACGCGCGACAGCAAGGCGAGCGCCGACGAGGCCGTCCGCCTCGCGCGCGAGCTGATCATCAAGAACAGTGTCGATTTCCTGTCGGGAACGCTGACCTCGGCGGAGGCGCCGGCGGTGTCGACCATCGCCAAGGAGAACAAGATCGTCTTTGTCGCGCCGACGTCGAAGACCATCCAGCTCGTTTCGCCGGCCAACCTGCACCCCTATATCTTCCGCCTGGCGTCGAACACAGACATCGACGGCCGCACCGGCGCCTCGATCATCGCGGGCTGGAAGGAGGTGAAGCGGGTCGCGACCATCGCGCCAGACTATGCCTATGGCCGCGACGCCGTCGGCGCCTTCGTCGACTTCATCAAGAAGGCGCGGCCCGACATCGAGATCGTCGATCAGCAATGGCCGAAGCTCGGCCAGAGCGACTTCACGCCGTTCATCACCGCGCAGATGGCCAAGAAGCCGGATGCGGTGTTCTGCGACGTGTTCGGCGGTGATTTCGTCACCTTCGCCAAGCAGGCGGCGCCCCTCGGCTATTTCAAGGCGATCGACAATCGTCTGGCCGACGGCGGCGAGGTCGGCACGACGGACGCGGCGCAGGCGCTGGGCAAGGACTACCCCTACGGCATCTGGTCCGACGCCTACGACCCCGTGATCTGGCCGGAGAACGAGCCGGCCGCGCACAAGACCTACATCGAGCATCTCAAGGCGTTCACCAAGGAGAAGTACGCGTCCGGCTGGGCGATCATGGGCTACGCCTCGATACTGGCGCTGGCCGAAGGCATCAAGAAGGCCGGCAGCACGAACTCGGCCAAGGTAGCGAAGGCCATGCTCGGGCTCTCCTTCGATACGCCGATCGGCAAGCTCACCTTCAACCCGAAGACGCACGAGACCGAGATGGGCGAGTTCTGGGGGCAGATGGTGAAGGACGACCGCTATCCCTTCGCGATCATGAAGAATCCAAAATACCTTTCTCAGGGGCCGTTTACGGACTGA
- a CDS encoding CoA transferase, with product MTKRSGPLEGIRVLDLTTILFGPFGTQTLGDWGAEVIKVESPAGDGWRYSGQFRNRGMSGQFMAANRNKRSLALDLKQPDGKAVLRRLIPTVDVFVSNVRPAALARLGFGYDACRELNPRLVYATATGFGQDGPWAARPAFDEIVQAASGLASAIGTDDEPAFVPSLVGDKLCGLALTAAVSAALVRRERDGIGQLVEVPMLETVAAFNSIEMLGGHAFVPPIGPAGYKRVRKRRPVRTKDGWLTMLPYSGDNWCTFFEAVGHPECIEEFSVRDPVQRAANIDKIYDRMGEIAVTRTTAEWEELLLRIDVPHASFAKLVDVAEQPHLKAVDMFVELDHPTEGRIRQARPPARFSETPASIRRLPPHLGEHTREVLREAGYTDAEIADLIKRKTVAAP from the coding sequence ATGACCAAGCGAAGCGGCCCGCTCGAGGGCATTCGGGTTCTCGATCTTACGACCATCTTGTTCGGCCCGTTCGGCACTCAAACCCTTGGTGACTGGGGAGCCGAAGTGATCAAAGTCGAATCGCCGGCTGGCGATGGATGGCGCTACAGCGGCCAATTTCGCAATCGCGGCATGAGCGGCCAGTTCATGGCCGCGAACCGCAACAAGCGCAGTCTCGCGCTGGATCTGAAGCAGCCGGACGGCAAGGCCGTATTGCGGCGCCTGATCCCGACAGTAGATGTGTTCGTCAGCAATGTCAGGCCGGCTGCGCTGGCGCGGCTGGGCTTCGGCTACGATGCCTGCCGCGAGCTCAATCCGCGGCTCGTCTATGCGACGGCCACCGGCTTCGGCCAGGACGGTCCGTGGGCGGCTCGCCCGGCGTTCGACGAGATCGTCCAGGCCGCCTCGGGCCTGGCTTCTGCCATCGGCACCGACGATGAGCCGGCGTTCGTGCCGAGCCTGGTGGGCGACAAGCTATGCGGGCTGGCGCTCACGGCCGCCGTGAGCGCCGCGCTGGTGCGCCGCGAGCGCGACGGAATCGGCCAATTGGTCGAAGTGCCGATGCTCGAGACCGTTGCCGCCTTCAACAGTATCGAGATGCTCGGCGGTCACGCCTTCGTCCCGCCGATTGGTCCTGCCGGATACAAACGTGTCAGGAAGCGGCGCCCGGTCCGGACGAAGGATGGCTGGCTGACAATGCTGCCCTACTCCGGCGACAACTGGTGCACCTTCTTCGAGGCCGTCGGACACCCTGAATGCATCGAGGAGTTCTCGGTGCGGGATCCGGTGCAGCGTGCAGCAAATATCGACAAGATCTACGACCGCATGGGCGAGATCGCCGTGACCCGCACCACCGCGGAATGGGAGGAGTTGCTGTTGCGCATCGATGTCCCGCACGCCTCGTTTGCAAAGCTGGTCGACGTCGCCGAGCAGCCGCATCTGAAGGCAGTCGACATGTTTGTGGAGCTCGACCATCCGACGGAGGGCAGGATCCGCCAGGCCCGACCGCCTGCCCGGTTCTCCGAGACGCCGGCGAGCATCCGTCGCCTGCCGCCACATCTTGGCGAACACACGCGCGAAGTGTTGCGCGAGGCGGGGTACACGGATGCGGAGATCGCGGATCTCATAAAGCGCAAGACAGTGGCCGCGCCATGA
- a CDS encoding iron-containing alcohol dehydrogenase: protein MDKDFRAAGHSWRLHCGPQVIEERLKEAVVRAGAKRAFVICSPSINRRTDVVRRIATSLGERYAGVFDGIQKDCPYPNVCVAKDAAVAAGADLLIAVGGGSVIVATRAVAIFLGERGDPFEIMTQYPEGRPAFSPRLLAPKLPIVNIPTTPTSAMNRAGTGLRNDDLDHRMEYFDPKTRPQAILLDHGALSATPRDVLRSTATTILASAVGAMAQIDVNPLVEGDRNQAFRLAQRAYTRLADGHDDTGLRVDLCVAAFLHNRAEDDGGRTFRSATFSGDYAVSTALHVHYPHVGQGESTSVVQATKIRLAETIDPRSARQVAEAVGVWRDGMDGRQAAFAVADTLENLYGRAGLPIRLRELRIPREDLALIANRTVKNFNANAGARSAEEQVASAARLLEAAY from the coding sequence ATGGATAAGGACTTTCGCGCTGCCGGGCATTCCTGGCGGCTGCACTGCGGTCCGCAGGTGATCGAAGAACGCCTGAAGGAAGCCGTGGTGCGCGCCGGAGCGAAGCGCGCTTTCGTGATTTGCTCGCCGTCGATCAACAGGCGAACCGACGTGGTGCGCCGCATCGCCACTTCGTTGGGGGAGCGCTACGCGGGAGTCTTCGACGGAATCCAGAAGGATTGCCCCTACCCCAACGTCTGCGTCGCGAAGGACGCCGCGGTCGCCGCCGGCGCGGACCTCCTGATCGCCGTGGGCGGCGGCAGCGTCATCGTGGCAACGCGCGCCGTGGCGATCTTCCTCGGCGAACGGGGCGACCCTTTCGAGATCATGACGCAGTATCCTGAAGGCCGACCGGCCTTCAGCCCCCGGCTCCTGGCGCCGAAGCTGCCGATCGTGAATATCCCGACAACGCCGACGAGCGCGATGAATCGGGCCGGCACGGGGCTTAGGAACGATGATCTCGATCATCGCATGGAGTACTTCGACCCGAAGACGCGCCCGCAAGCGATCTTGCTCGACCATGGAGCGCTGTCGGCTACGCCTCGGGACGTGCTGCGCTCCACCGCGACAACCATCCTCGCGAGCGCTGTCGGCGCCATGGCCCAGATCGACGTCAACCCGCTGGTCGAGGGCGATCGGAACCAGGCGTTCCGGCTGGCGCAGCGCGCCTACACCCGGCTGGCAGACGGACATGACGACACCGGCCTGCGCGTCGACCTTTGCGTCGCGGCCTTCCTGCATAACCGGGCCGAGGACGATGGCGGGCGCACATTCCGGAGCGCGACCTTCTCGGGCGACTACGCCGTGTCCACGGCGCTCCATGTACACTACCCACATGTCGGGCAAGGCGAATCGACGTCGGTCGTCCAGGCAACGAAGATCAGGCTCGCCGAGACGATCGACCCGCGATCGGCACGGCAAGTTGCCGAAGCTGTCGGTGTCTGGCGTGACGGCATGGACGGAAGGCAGGCGGCGTTTGCCGTCGCCGACACACTGGAGAATCTTTACGGACGAGCAGGCCTGCCGATCCGCCTGAGAGAACTCCGCATTCCAAGAGAGGATCTCGCGCTGATCGCCAATCGAACCGTGAAGAACTTCAATGCCAATGCCGGCGCGAGATCGGCCGAGGAACAGGTTGCAAGTGCCGCGCGGCTGCTCGAAGCCGCTTATTGA
- a CDS encoding patatin-like phospholipase family protein, whose amino-acid sequence MILILGLWTIGCSIPERGPAVPRADTMRALPLGLANARFFPDADSGPVIEEGMAALERERATLGLSANAPMPPAHFLAVSGGGDNGAFGSGLLNGWSATGTRPQFKMVTGVSTGALIAPFAFLGPAYDAQLREVYTTMTPDRVFEQRGYTAALFDDAMADTSPLAKLIAKYANQDLLDAIAAEYRKGRLLMIGTTNLDAQRPVIWNIGAIAASGRPGALDLVRKILRASSAVPAAFQPVLIDVELDGRKYQELHVDGGAIAQLFLYPPSVDLKGVGVKRERHAYIIRNARLDPDYAVAERRTISIAGRAVSTMLAASGRNDVLRTYFVTQRDGVDYNLAYIGTDFQMTEKGQFEQPYMRALYDYGYEQAMAGNAWHKTPPGLAAPNMTATR is encoded by the coding sequence GTGATTCTGATCCTCGGCCTTTGGACGATCGGCTGCTCGATACCCGAGCGCGGCCCGGCGGTGCCGCGCGCCGACACGATGCGCGCCCTGCCGCTCGGCCTCGCCAACGCCCGGTTCTTTCCCGACGCCGATTCAGGCCCGGTGATCGAGGAAGGCATGGCGGCACTCGAGCGGGAGAGGGCAACGCTGGGCCTCTCGGCCAACGCGCCGATGCCGCCAGCCCACTTCCTCGCCGTGTCCGGCGGCGGCGACAACGGCGCCTTCGGGTCCGGCCTGCTGAACGGCTGGAGCGCGACCGGGACACGGCCCCAATTCAAGATGGTGACCGGCGTCAGCACCGGCGCGCTGATCGCGCCCTTCGCCTTCCTGGGGCCGGCCTACGACGCGCAGTTGCGCGAGGTCTACACGACCATGACGCCGGACAGGGTCTTCGAGCAGCGCGGCTACACGGCCGCCTTGTTCGACGACGCCATGGCCGACACGTCGCCGCTGGCAAAGCTCATCGCCAAGTATGCCAACCAGGATCTCCTCGACGCGATCGCGGCCGAATACCGCAAGGGCCGCCTGCTGATGATCGGCACCACCAATCTCGACGCCCAGCGGCCGGTGATCTGGAACATCGGCGCGATCGCGGCCAGCGGCCGGCCCGGGGCTTTGGACCTGGTGCGCAAGATCCTGCGGGCATCGTCGGCCGTTCCGGCCGCCTTCCAGCCGGTGCTGATCGATGTCGAGCTCGACGGGCGCAAGTATCAGGAGCTGCATGTCGATGGCGGCGCGATCGCCCAGCTCTTCCTCTATCCGCCCTCGGTCGATCTTAAAGGCGTGGGGGTCAAGCGCGAGCGGCATGCCTACATCATCCGCAACGCCCGGCTGGATCCGGACTATGCGGTTGCCGAAAGACGCACCATCAGCATCGCCGGTCGCGCCGTCAGTACCATGCTGGCGGCCAGCGGTCGCAACGACGTGCTGCGGACGTACTTCGTGACCCAGCGCGATGGCGTCGACTACAACCTCGCCTACATCGGCACCGACTTCCAGATGACCGAGAAGGGACAGTTCGAGCAACCTTATATGCGAGCGCTGTACGACTATGGTTATGAGCAGGCCATGGCAGGAAACGCCTGGCACAAGACGCCGCCGGGACTTGCAGCGCCGAATATGACTGCCACGCGGTGA